The following proteins are co-located in the Delphinus delphis chromosome 5, mDelDel1.2, whole genome shotgun sequence genome:
- the CFAP99 gene encoding cilia- and flagella-associated protein 99: MAYYGKSIETVIKLLDQFKPEKDSPEQFLEAAATSLQTLSPQEQAFVMEVLSGCLEYRKLLTIVVDAFYVRDGRLCLWADYSLFEVICYLATFQLEELGFQLFCSIVKSQPVHKVCKFLGFLFNPLNLGSWIKDEWSLIYETTHVKEQWIDPLMRWQPEVQELLNQLQGALTNQPPLPKAKAKVTEPKEFNLTAPRPCAIPVPEPVPVVAKARPVPRSTYRPPKEQRLLETTKRYNRRKAEELLLRASVEEMRCARPSPRGEPPVEDSKTKLRLRFPPRILKAPKLTFYRPNDDSPVKLNTAAILREGALYQRQVERELQRVDKLMDGAGDLSEFLKWQRKIQAKDLEEQLAAGECRRLQGKLSHEEAVLARQQVVQEKKQKADQKKEETAELMQQCAERRLQEERSMKELVEQVMETQKNIKVAQTKLLKGRQQMVQEVMEESRELLQRSAEAAKEEQRRRCELISQLRALETQPTRKGKLVDLTQIPGYGLEGEMSVVELRERLALLKETQRCKEEEKRDQIIQGKRAKSRALQNAVEQISLCRAAMGRSAALRWEEKKAQSAAAGAPSRDERVLELQRRIREKAAQRRGQEALLHVPAPRAARPKQQAQLEAQRRLELELEQSRERRLRALQRGGSARGPARCLGAV; the protein is encoded by the exons ACCCTGAGCCCCCAGGAGCAGGCGTTCGTCATGGAAGTTCTGTCCGGGTGCCTCGAGTACCGGAAGCTGCTGACCATCGTGGTGGACGCCTTCTATGTGCGGGACGGCCGGCTCTGCCTGTGGGCCGATTACAGCCTCTTTGAGG TGATCTGCTACCTGGCCACTTTCCAGCTGGAGGAGCTCGGCTTTCAGCTCTTCTGTAGCATCGTGAAGTCCCAACCCGTCCACAAGGTGTGCAAG TTCCTGGGGTTCCTCTTCAACCCCTTGAACCTGGGCTCGTGGATCAAGGATGAGTGGAGCCTCATCTACGAGACCACCCACGTGAAGGAGCAATGGATCGACCCCCTGATGAG GTGGCAGCCGGAGGTCCAGGAGCTGCTCAACCAGCTGCAGGGGGCGTTGACCAATCAGCCCCCTCTTCCAAAGGCCaaggccaaggtcacagagcccaaGGAGTTCAACCTGACTGCCCCCAGGCCCTGCGCCATCCCAGTGCCTGAGCCAGTCCCCGTGGTGGCCAAGGCCAGACCA GTCCCCAGGAGCACCTACCGGCCGCCCAAGGAGCAGCGGCTCCTGGAGACGACCAAGAGATACAATCGCCGCAAGGCTGAG GAGCTGCTTCTGCGGGCCAGCGTCGAGGAGATGCGGTGCGCGCGGCCCAGCCCCCGCGGGGAGCCCCCGGTGGAG GACTCCAAGACGAAGCTGCGGCTCCGATTTCCACCTCGAATCCTCAAGGCTCCGAAACTGACCTTCTACAGG CCCAACGATGACTCCCCGGTCAAGCTGAACACTGCTGCCATCCTGCGAGAAGGGGCCTTATACCAGCGGCAGGTGGAGAGAgagctgcagag GGTGGATAAGCTCATGGACGGGGCCGGGGACCTCTCCGAGTTCCTCAAGTGGCAGAGGAAGATACAGGCGAAGGACCTGGAGGAACAGCTGGCCGCAGGCGAGTGCCGGCGGCTGCAGGGGAAGCTCAGCCACGAGGAGGCCGTCCTGGCACGGCAGCAGGTGGTGCAGGAGAAGAAGCAGAAGGCCGACCAGAAGAAGGAGGAG ACAGCTGAGCTGATGCAGCAATGTGCCGAGAGGCGCCTCCAAGAGGAAAGGTCCATGAAGGAGCTGGTGGAGCAGGTGATGGAGACGCAGAAGAACATCAAGGTGGCGCAGACAAAACTCCTGAAGGGCCGACAGCAGATGG TTCAGGAGGTGATGGAGGAGAGCCGGGAGCTGCTACAGCGCAGTGCAGAGGCGGCCAAGGAGGAGCAGAGGCGGCGCTGTGAGCTCATCTCCCAGTTGCGAGCCCTGGAGACTCAGCCCACACGCAAGGGCAAGCTGGTGGACCTGACCCAG ATCCCTGGCTATGGCCTGGAAGGGGAGATGTCGGTCGTGGAGCTGCGTGAGCGGCTGGCCCTGCTCAAGGAGACCCAGAGGTGCAAGGAGGAGGAGAAGCGAGACCAGATCATCCAGGGCAAGCGCGCCAAGAGCCGGGCGCTGCAGAACGCGGTGGAGCAGATCTCGCTGTGTCGCGCAGCCATGGGGAGGTCTGCAGCCTTAAG GTGGGAGGAGAAGAAGGCGCAGTCGGCGGCCGCGGGAGCGCCCTCCCGGGACGAGCGGGTGCTGGAGCTGCAGCGCAGGATCCGGGAGAAGGCGGCCCAGCGCCGCGGGCAGGAGGCACTGCTGCACGTGCCGGCGCCGCGGGCAGCTCGCCCCAAGCAGCAG GCGCAGCTGGAGGCGCAGCGcaggctggagctggagctggagcagagcCGGGAGCGCAGGCTGCGGGCGCTGCAGCGGGGAGGCTCGGCACGCGGGCCCGCTCGCTGCCTGGGGGCCGTCTGA